A genomic segment from Nicotiana tabacum cultivar K326 chromosome 7, ASM71507v2, whole genome shotgun sequence encodes:
- the LOC107790557 gene encoding proteinase inhibitor I-B-like: MSLNTIQFGFSFFVIFKAKAMEGKTMVKLSHVVAFLLLASLFQPLTARDLVFEVSDEIEVLRFPMAKENQVKTLDDISTFCPGKQSWPELVGKPAATAKKIIEKENPIAKVQFLFPGMVKPLNYVCGRVFVVVNWKLIVQITPTMG; this comes from the exons aTGAGCCTTAACACAATACaatttggattttctttctttgtaattTTCAAAGCAAAGGCAATGGAGGGGAAGACTATGGTCAAGTTATCTCATGTGGTTGCTTTCTTGCTTCTTGCATCAC TTTTTCAACCTCTTACTGCACGAGATCTGGTATTCGAAGTGAGTGATGAAATAGAAGTCTTGCGATTTCCAATGGCAAAAGAAAACCAAGTGAAAACACTTGATGATATCTCTACTTTTTGCCCAG gAAAGCAATCATGGCCTGAACTTGTGGGAAAGCCAGCGGCGACTGCTAAGAAAATAATTGAGAAAGAAAATCCCATAGCCAAAGTTCAGTTTTTGTTCCCTGGTATGGTTAAACCATTGAATTATGTTTGTGGTCGAGTTTTTGTGGTTGTTAACTGGAAACTCATTGTTCAAATTACTCCCACAATGGGTTAA